One part of the Brassica napus cultivar Da-Ae unplaced genomic scaffold, Da-Ae ScsIHWf_1230;HRSCAF=1757, whole genome shotgun sequence genome encodes these proteins:
- the LOC111208232 gene encoding abscisic acid 8'-hydroxylase 1, with protein sequence MDFSALLLTLFTGTIFLYFLRCLVSQRRRGSPKLPLPPGTMGWPYVGETFQLYSQDPNVFFASKQKRYGSVFKTHVLGCPCVMISSPEAAKFVLVTKSHLFKPTFPASKERMLGKQAIFFHQGDYHAKLRKLVLRAFMPEAIRDMVPDIESIAQDSLRNWDGTMINTYQEMKTYTFNVALLSIFGKDEVLYREDLKRCYYILEKGYNSMPVNLPGTLFHKAMKARKELSQILARILSERRENRSSHNDLLGSFMGDKEELSDEQIADNIIGVIFAARDTTASVMTWILKYLADNPNVLEAVTEEQMAIRKDKGEGESLTWGDTKKMPITSRVIQETLRVASILSFTFREAVEDVEYEGYLIPKGWKVLPLFRNIHHSADIFSNPGKFDPSRFEVAPKPNTFMPFGNGTHSCPGNELAKLEMSIMIHHLTTQYRWSIVGASDGIQYGPFALPQNGLPIMLTRKSEIDM encoded by the exons atggATTTCTCCGCCTTGCTTCTTACTCTCTTCACCGGAACTATCTTCCTCTACTTTCTCCGGTGCTTAGTCTCTCAGCGCCGCCGTGGATCCCCGAAACTCCCACTCCCGCCGGGAACAATGGGTTGGCCTTACGTCGGCGAGACTTTCCAGCTATACTCTCAAGACCCTAACGTCTTTTTCGCATCAAAACAGAAAAG GTATGGATCGGTCTTTAAGACACATGTATTGGGATGTCCATGTGTGATGATCTCGAGCCCTGAAGCTGCCAAGTTCGTGCTCGTGACCAAGTCTCATCTCTTTAAACCGACTTTCCCGGCGAGTAAAGAGAGGATGTTAGGGAAACAAGCCATCTTCTTCCACCAAGGTGATTACCACGCTAAACTCAGGAAGCTCGTCCTCCGTGCTTTCATGCCTGAAGCGATTAGAGACATGGTTCCCGACATCGAATCAATCGCTCAGGACTCTCTCCGAAACTGGGATGGAACAATGATAAACACTTACCAAGAAATGAAAACA TACACATTCAACGTCGCTCTGCTCTCGATCTTCGGAAAAGACGAGGTTCTATACAGAGAAGATCTGAAACGATGCTACTACATTCTCGAGAAAGGCTACAACTCGATGCCTGTAAACCTCCCTGGAACGCTCTTCCACAAAGCCATGAAGGCACGCAAGGAGCTCTCGCAGATCCTCGCTAGGATCTTatcggagagaagagagaacagATCCTCACACAACGATCTTCTCGGTTCTTTCATGGGAGACAAAGAAGAGCTGAGCGACGAACAGATCGCCGATAACATCATCGGAGTCATCTTCGCGGCTAGAGACACGACGGCTAGTGTGATGACGTGGATCCTCAAGTACTTGGCTGACAATCCCAACGTTCTAGAAGCCGTTACT GAAGAGCAGATGGCAATAAGGAAAGACAAAGGAGAAGGAGAGTCTCTAACTTGGGGTGATACAAAGAAGATGCCAATAACTTCAAGAGTCATTCAAGAAACATTAAGAGTTGCTTCAATCCTATCTTTCACTTTCAGAGAGGCTGTAGAAGATGTGGAGTATGAAG GATATTTGATACCTAAAGGATGGAAAGTTCTGCCGCTTTTCAGAAACATTCACCATAGTGCTGATATCTTTTCAAATCCTGGGAAGTTTGATCCATCAAGATTTGAG GTGGCTCCAAAACCGAATACTTTCATGCCATTTGGAAATGGAACCCACTCGTGTCCTGGAAATGAACTAGCCAAGCTTGAGATGTCTATCATGATACATCATCTAACCACCCAGTACAG ATGGTCGATAGTTGGAGCTAGTGATGGGATTCAGTATGGACCCTTTGCGCTTCCCCAAAACGGACTGCCCATTATGCTGACCCGGAAGTCGGAAATCGATATGTAG